ATGGTGAAGAGCTGGTTGTACTGCTCGTTGGTCAGGAACTGCATACCCGGGCGGGCGAGCTCGGCGCGCATCAGCAGCGCCATCACCCCACCGACCATGAAGAAGAAGAACGCGGTGCAGATGTACATCTTGCCCAGCGTCTTCGGGTCGGTCGTCTTCAGGTAGCCCAGCAGGGCGACTCCGGGTCGGAGCTTGTTGACGGGGTACGCCCGACTCACAACGGGGCGTGGGGCTACGGCTGTCACGGGCGGTCCTCCAGCAAATCGGCGCACTGGCATCGCAGCCCAAATGGCAGGACCGGCGACGTGTAGGAGCTTAGTCCGACAATGCGTAGAAGACGACGCCGGGGCGCCGGGACTCGCGCCTTTCCCCTACCCGTTCCGGCCACCGGGGCGGGTCCGATCGGCGGCCACGAGCAGGACAAGATCAACGTCCCGCGGCGTAGGCCTGGTTGCTCCGGGGGTCGGCCCCGGCGGCGAGCCAGCCGGTGATCGGATCCCGCGCCACCGCGCACATCCGGCCCAGGGCCCACCGTCCGGCGCGGACCACCTGATGTCCGCGCGCGGCCAGGCCGTCCAGGACGTCGTCCGGGAATCGCTCCTCGATCACGACCTGGCCGGGGTAGCTCTCCCGGGGATAGAACGAGCTCGGGAAGGCGGTGCAGTGGAACGACGGGCCGTCGATGGCCCGCTGCAGGTCCCGGCCGCGCGGATCGAGCAGCAGACGCAGCAGGAATCCCAACTGCCACTGGTCCTGCTGATCCCCGCCGGGGGTGCCGAAGGCCATCTCCACCCGGTCGCCCCGCCCGGCCATCGACGGCGACAGCGTGGTCCGCGGGCGTCGCCCCGGCATCAGGGACGCAGGCAGCCCAGGTTCCAGCGTGGACATCTGCAGCCTGGTGCCCAGACCGAATCCGAGGGCCGGGATGACCGGCGACGACTGCAGCCACCCGCCGCTGGGAGTCGCCGCGACCATGCCGCCCCACCGGTCGACGACGTCGATGTGACAGGTGTCACCCTTGGTCTGGCCGTCCCGGGCCACCGTCGGCTCGCCGATCCCGATCTCGGGCGGAAGGTCCAACGACCGGCCGATCCCCTCGGCCAGCCGGGGCGTGCGGCCACCCGGCCGTCCGGGCCGGAGTTCCATCGATGCCGTCGGCCCCACCAGCGGGGCCCGGGACGCCGTGTAGTCCGGCGAGAGCAGGTCGGCCAGCGGCACCGCCGCTGAATCTCCGTACCAGGCCTCGCGGTCGGCGAAGGCCAGCTTGGTCACCTCCAGCGTGGTGTGCGCCAGTTCGAGCGGGTCGAGACCCGTGGCACCGGGCGCGATGCCGA
This window of the Nakamurella panacisegetis genome carries:
- a CDS encoding gamma-glutamyltransferase family protein is translated as MEAVNTELRGTFGMVATTHYLASAVGMAVLEAGGNAVDAAVAAGFTLQVAEPHLNGPGGDMTLLVAAAGRAPEVLCGQGPAPAGATPAHYIDLGLDLVPGTGHLAAAIPGSTMAWLTLFRDRGTKSLSEVLGYAIGYARGGVPVLPAIHRVIDGVTDLLRDEWPTSAAIYLRDGHAPAAGSILTNPALADTYERLLRAGGEGDREQQIDAAIAAWRTGFVAAAVDEFARVPQMDSSGERHAGVITGADLAGWAPTYEPPVSAGFGEWTVYKAGPWSQGPVLLQQLQLLEELGIAPGATGLDPLELAHTTLEVTKLAFADREAWYGDSAAVPLADLLSPDYTASRAPLVGPTASMELRPGRPGGRTPRLAEGIGRSLDLPPEIGIGEPTVARDGQTKGDTCHIDVVDRWGGMVAATPSGGWLQSSPVIPALGFGLGTRLQMSTLEPGLPASLMPGRRPRTTLSPSMAGRGDRVEMAFGTPGGDQQDQWQLGFLLRLLLDPRGRDLQRAIDGPSFHCTAFPSSFYPRESYPGQVVIEERFPDDVLDGLAARGHQVVRAGRWALGRMCAVARDPITGWLAAGADPRSNQAYAAGR